One segment of Streptomyces sp. TG1A-8 DNA contains the following:
- a CDS encoding Lrp/AsnC family transcriptional regulator, with translation MVQAYILIQTEVGKASTVAETIGRLPGVLQAEDVTGPYDVIVRAQADTVDDLGRMVVARVQQVDGITRTLTCPVVHL, from the coding sequence GTGGTACAGGCGTACATCCTGATCCAGACGGAGGTCGGCAAGGCGTCGACCGTCGCCGAGACGATCGGCAGGCTGCCCGGAGTGCTCCAGGCCGAGGACGTCACGGGGCCGTACGACGTCATCGTGCGCGCCCAGGCCGACACCGTGGACGACCTCGGCCGCATGGTGGTCGCGAGGGTCCAGCAGGTGGACGGCATCACCCGCACCCTGACCTGTCCGGTCGTGCACCTGTAG
- a CDS encoding DUF3515 domain-containing protein, which produces MNISRHRSLALLAPALLIAVAGCSPGGDGATVAVPSPDARTAGLCRDLHRALPGKLDGFGRDDPEPRSAYTAGWGSPAIILRCGVVRPPKMVDPEVAEGGDPDALAGGVDGVDWLMEKRGDGTWRFTTANREAYVEVSLPEGMSGQEAGAAVLTGLAPSVKKAIPEGIASMR; this is translated from the coding sequence GTGAACATCTCGCGGCACCGGTCCCTCGCCCTGCTCGCACCCGCCCTGCTGATCGCGGTCGCGGGCTGCTCCCCGGGCGGCGACGGCGCCACGGTCGCGGTTCCCAGTCCCGACGCGAGGACGGCCGGGCTGTGCCGGGACCTGCACCGGGCGCTGCCCGGGAAGCTGGACGGCTTCGGCCGCGACGACCCCGAGCCCCGGTCCGCCTACACGGCGGGCTGGGGAAGCCCGGCGATCATACTGCGCTGCGGTGTCGTACGGCCGCCGAAGATGGTCGACCCCGAGGTGGCCGAGGGCGGCGACCCGGACGCGCTCGCGGGCGGGGTGGACGGCGTCGACTGGCTGATGGAGAAGCGCGGCGACGGCACCTGGCGGTTCACCACGGCCAACCGTGAGGCCTACGTCGAGGTGAGCCTGCCCGAGGGGATGTCGGGGCAGGAGGCCGGCGCCGCGGTCCTCACCGGTCTGGCGCCCTCGGTCAAGAAGGCGATCCCGGAGGGGATCGCCTCCATGCGGTGA
- a CDS encoding D-alanine--D-alanine ligase family protein: MSTENLPQSPEQPSRKPRVAVVFGGRSSEHGISVVTAGAVLKAIDRTKYDVLPIGITADGRWALTADEPERMAITDRRTPSVEELAESPEGAVVLPVDPASREVVYSEPGCVPKALGEVDVVFPVLHGPYGEDGTLQGLLELSGVPYVGSGVLASAVGQDKEYMKRVFTSFGLKVGPYLVIRPREWERDESAARRRVVDFAGEHGWPLFVKPARAGSSIGITKVDDLSGLDEAIAEAQRHDPKILVEAALRGREIECGVLEFEDGPRASVPAEIPPPDAHAYYDFEAKYIDSTPGIVPAPLTDEETAEVRRLAVEAFEAASCEGLVRADFFLTEDGGFVINEINTMPGFTPISMYPQMWQATGIGYPELVDRLVRAALRRPTGLR; the protein is encoded by the coding sequence ATGAGCACCGAGAACCTTCCCCAGAGCCCCGAGCAGCCGTCGCGGAAACCGCGGGTGGCCGTCGTGTTCGGCGGGCGCAGCTCCGAACACGGGATCTCCGTGGTCACCGCCGGCGCCGTCCTCAAGGCGATCGACCGGACGAAGTACGACGTCCTGCCGATCGGCATCACCGCGGACGGCCGCTGGGCCCTGACGGCCGACGAGCCGGAGCGGATGGCCATCACCGACCGCCGCACCCCCAGCGTCGAGGAACTGGCGGAGTCGCCCGAGGGCGCGGTGGTGCTCCCCGTCGACCCCGCCAGCCGCGAGGTCGTCTACAGCGAGCCCGGCTGCGTCCCCAAGGCGCTCGGCGAGGTCGACGTCGTCTTCCCGGTGCTGCACGGCCCCTACGGCGAGGACGGCACCCTGCAGGGCCTGCTGGAGCTGTCCGGGGTCCCGTACGTGGGCTCCGGCGTGCTCGCCTCGGCCGTCGGCCAGGACAAGGAGTACATGAAGCGGGTCTTCACCTCCTTCGGGCTCAAGGTCGGCCCGTACCTGGTGATCCGGCCGCGCGAGTGGGAGCGGGACGAGTCCGCCGCCCGCAGGAGGGTCGTCGACTTCGCCGGCGAGCACGGCTGGCCGCTGTTCGTGAAGCCCGCGCGCGCGGGCTCCTCGATCGGCATCACCAAGGTCGACGACCTGTCCGGCCTGGACGAGGCCATCGCCGAGGCACAGCGGCACGACCCGAAGATCCTCGTGGAGGCCGCGCTGCGGGGCCGTGAGATCGAGTGCGGGGTCCTGGAGTTCGAGGACGGGCCGCGCGCCTCCGTCCCGGCCGAGATCCCGCCCCCGGACGCGCACGCCTACTACGACTTCGAGGCCAAGTACATCGACTCCACGCCCGGCATCGTGCCGGCCCCGCTCACCGACGAGGAGACCGCCGAGGTGCGGCGGCTCGCGGTCGAGGCGTTCGAGGCGGCCTCCTGCGAGGGCCTGGTCCGCGCGGACTTCTTCCTCACCGAGGACGGCGGGTTCGTCATCAACGAGATCAACACCATGCCCGGCTTCACGCCGATCTCGATGTACCCGCAGATGTGGCAGGCCACCGGCATCGGCTACCCGGAACTGGTGGACCGCCTGGTGCGGGCCGCGCTGCGCCGCCCGACCGGACTGCGCTGA